A window of the Tunturibacter empetritectus genome harbors these coding sequences:
- a CDS encoding ABC transporter permease → MTLNRAAIWRPLRRILLTLPVLWVVVSVVFLLIHLVPGDPIVQMLGEGATASDIDALRHSYGLDAPLGQQYAHYWHGILHANLGQSLRLHDSVVHLVLQRYPYTLALTAAALLIGILLSIPAGIASALHRNRWQDRFLGVVSLVGLSFPNFALGPILILVFSIQFGWLPVSGAGTGEATSFVLHLILPAITLGLSLAAILTRMVRTAMLEELNQDYIRTARAKGLTENAVVYRHALRNALIPVLTVIGLQFGSLLAGAIVTETIFSWPGIGRLTLSAISNRDYALVQGCILAVGLTYVVVNLLTDIAYTVANPRMRAE, encoded by the coding sequence GTGACTCTGAATCGCGCGGCCATCTGGCGACCACTCCGCCGTATCCTCCTCACCCTGCCAGTGCTGTGGGTCGTGGTCTCGGTGGTCTTCCTCCTCATCCACCTCGTCCCGGGGGACCCGATCGTCCAGATGCTTGGCGAAGGCGCCACCGCATCTGACATAGACGCACTCCGCCACTCCTATGGTCTGGACGCCCCGCTCGGCCAGCAGTACGCCCACTACTGGCATGGCATTCTTCACGCTAACCTCGGCCAATCCTTACGGCTGCACGACTCCGTCGTCCACCTCGTTCTTCAGCGGTACCCATACACCCTCGCTCTTACTGCCGCGGCGTTGCTGATAGGTATATTGCTATCCATTCCTGCCGGGATTGCCTCGGCTCTCCACCGCAACCGCTGGCAGGACCGCTTTCTCGGCGTCGTCTCTCTCGTTGGCCTGTCCTTCCCTAACTTCGCTCTCGGGCCGATTCTTATCCTTGTCTTTTCTATTCAGTTTGGGTGGCTACCAGTCTCGGGAGCCGGCACGGGTGAGGCCACCAGCTTCGTCCTCCACCTCATCCTGCCTGCTATCACGCTCGGTCTCTCGCTGGCCGCCATCCTCACCCGGATGGTCCGCACTGCCATGTTGGAAGAGCTAAACCAGGACTACATCCGCACGGCTCGCGCCAAGGGTCTTACGGAGAACGCGGTTGTCTACCGCCATGCCCTGCGCAACGCTCTGATCCCGGTTCTAACGGTTATTGGGCTGCAGTTTGGCAGTCTTCTTGCGGGTGCCATCGTAACCGAAACAATCTTCAGCTGGCCCGGGATTGGCCGGCTCACTCTGTCTGCTATCTCCAACCGGGACTATGCTTTAGTTCAGGGTTGCATCCTTGCCGTGGGGCTAACTTATGTTGTAGTGAATCTTCTGACCGACATCGCCTACACTGTAGCCAATCCGCGCATGCGCGCCGAGTAA
- a CDS encoding mechanosensitive ion channel family protein, with product MKELRRLAIAVPAALLVLCLAAAWWTRGAMAHMPFLKSNGGPAGGQNLIDQRPWQTIESLAPLAVSAEEQSFAHEAARLADHEVDQAFALALRQAALQTRTLTGDALVLQEKEAQVQSLVKEDQGKVDAVTASLKQPNGTTADSDDLDVAKAQLQLDSDELADLTEQLARVSGDQRSQIQQELTAREAAMKKYDAAQGNTGGQIAVLSARRYGTLYGRVSAWFDQRSRMNLIRQAKAETDADIATLTARHAEFEKKASAAAASINASVNVSSVDGSKVDAPSAQPNGAAPQDAVKSRVARMAKAHAFSQMHSIAEDQLQTQQQLSSVYGKWLAQVELQHSIVTHLALQSLSLIAFLILCGVLLATFVGQLIDRSRMEQRRLHTLRTIIGLGIQLVTLLLVLLVIFGAPSQVPTILGLGAAGLTVVFQDFILAFFGWFILMGKNGIRVGDWVEINGVGGEVVEIGLFRTALLETGNWTDKGHPTGRRVTFINNFAISGQYFNFSTTGQWMWDEITVNIPPGVDSYKTIEAIHNTVLKQTERDAKLAEQEWQSATRHNGLSQFKATPSVDMRPAASGVDIVVRYVIRAGDRFEVRNRLYQSVIDLLHKPANTALTPSTTDQEELAKV from the coding sequence ATGAAGGAACTCCGTCGTCTCGCCATAGCAGTTCCCGCCGCCCTCCTCGTTCTCTGCCTCGCGGCAGCGTGGTGGACGCGTGGTGCCATGGCTCACATGCCTTTTCTCAAATCCAACGGCGGTCCTGCCGGCGGGCAAAATCTCATCGACCAGCGTCCGTGGCAGACTATCGAGTCGCTCGCTCCTCTTGCCGTCTCTGCCGAAGAGCAATCTTTTGCGCATGAGGCGGCCCGGCTAGCTGACCATGAGGTGGATCAGGCGTTTGCCCTCGCTCTTCGCCAGGCTGCGTTACAGACTCGCACTCTCACTGGTGACGCCTTAGTGCTCCAGGAAAAAGAGGCACAGGTCCAGTCGCTCGTCAAAGAAGATCAGGGCAAAGTGGACGCTGTTACTGCTTCTCTCAAACAGCCCAACGGGACGACTGCCGACTCCGATGACCTCGACGTTGCCAAGGCTCAGCTTCAGCTGGACAGCGATGAACTGGCCGACCTCACCGAACAGCTCGCCCGGGTGAGCGGCGACCAACGCAGCCAGATTCAACAGGAGCTCACCGCTCGCGAAGCTGCCATGAAGAAGTACGATGCGGCCCAGGGAAATACCGGGGGGCAGATCGCCGTTCTCTCTGCCCGGCGTTATGGCACGCTCTATGGCCGCGTCTCCGCCTGGTTCGACCAGCGCAGCCGCATGAATCTTATTCGCCAGGCCAAAGCCGAGACCGATGCCGACATCGCCACGCTCACCGCGAGGCATGCAGAGTTCGAAAAGAAAGCCTCAGCGGCTGCAGCCAGCATCAACGCTTCCGTCAATGTATCGAGTGTCGATGGATCCAAGGTCGATGCACCGAGTGCTCAACCCAACGGTGCCGCCCCGCAGGACGCCGTAAAGAGCCGTGTAGCTCGCATGGCTAAGGCTCATGCCTTCTCGCAGATGCATAGCATCGCGGAGGATCAGCTACAGACCCAGCAGCAGCTTTCCTCCGTCTACGGCAAATGGCTCGCGCAGGTGGAGCTTCAACACTCAATCGTCACGCACCTTGCGCTGCAATCACTTTCGCTCATCGCCTTCCTGATTCTTTGCGGGGTCCTTCTCGCCACATTTGTCGGTCAACTTATCGACCGCTCCCGCATGGAGCAGCGCCGCCTCCACACCCTCCGCACCATCATCGGTCTCGGCATCCAGCTGGTCACATTGTTGCTGGTATTACTCGTTATCTTTGGGGCGCCGAGTCAGGTTCCAACTATCCTGGGCCTTGGTGCCGCCGGCCTCACCGTTGTCTTCCAAGACTTTATCCTCGCCTTCTTCGGCTGGTTCATCCTTATGGGCAAAAATGGCATCCGCGTTGGCGACTGGGTTGAGATCAACGGCGTAGGCGGCGAGGTCGTCGAGATCGGCCTCTTCCGTACGGCTCTCCTAGAGACCGGTAATTGGACCGACAAAGGCCATCCCACCGGTCGCCGCGTCACCTTCATCAACAACTTTGCCATCTCAGGCCAATACTTCAACTTCTCCACGACTGGCCAGTGGATGTGGGATGAGATCACGGTCAACATTCCACCGGGCGTCGATTCGTACAAGACTATCGAAGCTATCCACAACACCGTGCTGAAACAGACCGAACGTGACGCCAAGCTCGCCGAGCAGGAGTGGCAGAGTGCCACGCGTCATAATGGCCTGAGCCAGTTCAAGGCCACACCCTCGGTCGATATGCGGCCGGCGGCCTCTGGCGTGGACATCGTCGTTCGCTATGTCATTCGTGCCGGCGACCGCTTCGAGGTGCGCAATCGCCTCTACCAGTCAGTCATTGATCTACTGCACAAGCCGGCGAACACAGCACTCACTCCATCGACTACTGATCAAGAGGAGCTGGCGAAGGTTTAA
- the thrC gene encoding threonine synthase, whose translation MKVATHHLRCTECATVIGKDEVSSNFRCPVCNGLYEVVYPWTNAAAGPDSRLPNPSALRWLWQERRSSTMAVDQSGVWRFRDLLPIVDDLEKVITLREGNTPLYDLPRCAKAAGIDWLLAKHQGMNPTGSFKDTGMTAALSVAAQSGFEWVACASTGNTSAAMAAYAARAGLRSIVFIPEGKIAWGKLSQSMDYGALTIQLKTDFDGCVKILGELVKQFPIYLLNSVNPYRLEGQKTPAFELVEQMEWQVPEHVIVPGGNLANSSALAKGFAEMRELGLIPRTAKISIIQAEGANPLYRSLQENGGERLTPVVANTRATAIRIGNPASWRKAVNALQTTGGWCEQVTEQEIALAKAEIGAEGVGCEPASAVTLAGLKKLVAQGKISTEERVVLILTGHTLKDSAYTIDYHRNELFSDAENADLSVKDKTRHAALRKPPMVLEADASLVLRTLESHMHQPQPV comes from the coding sequence ATGAAAGTAGCAACACATCACCTTAGATGCACCGAATGCGCGACCGTCATCGGCAAGGATGAGGTTAGCAGCAACTTTCGCTGCCCGGTCTGCAACGGTCTCTATGAGGTGGTGTACCCCTGGACCAACGCCGCCGCCGGTCCCGATAGCCGGCTTCCCAATCCCAGCGCCCTTCGCTGGCTCTGGCAGGAACGGCGGTCCTCAACGATGGCCGTGGACCAGTCCGGCGTCTGGCGCTTCCGCGATCTGCTGCCTATCGTCGACGACCTGGAGAAGGTGATTACGCTGCGCGAGGGCAATACTCCTCTCTACGATCTCCCTCGCTGCGCGAAGGCTGCGGGGATCGACTGGCTACTGGCGAAGCATCAGGGCATGAATCCTACAGGGTCCTTCAAGGACACTGGTATGACTGCCGCACTGTCGGTCGCCGCGCAGAGCGGCTTCGAGTGGGTCGCTTGCGCCTCGACCGGCAATACCTCTGCCGCCATGGCCGCCTACGCGGCGCGGGCGGGTTTGCGCAGCATCGTCTTCATCCCCGAGGGCAAGATCGCCTGGGGCAAGCTCTCGCAGTCGATGGACTACGGCGCTCTTACGATCCAGCTCAAGACCGACTTCGACGGCTGCGTCAAGATTCTTGGCGAGCTGGTGAAGCAGTTCCCGATCTACCTGCTCAACTCCGTCAATCCTTACCGTCTGGAAGGTCAGAAGACGCCAGCCTTTGAGCTGGTCGAGCAGATGGAGTGGCAGGTTCCTGAGCACGTCATCGTCCCTGGTGGGAACCTTGCCAATTCCTCCGCGCTGGCCAAGGGCTTCGCCGAGATGCGTGAGCTTGGCCTGATACCGCGCACTGCGAAGATCAGCATCATTCAGGCCGAGGGGGCCAACCCCCTTTATCGCAGCTTGCAGGAGAACGGCGGAGAGCGCCTGACTCCCGTCGTGGCTAATACCCGCGCTACTGCGATTCGGATTGGTAACCCGGCCTCGTGGCGTAAAGCCGTCAATGCCCTTCAGACCACCGGCGGCTGGTGCGAACAGGTTACTGAGCAGGAGATCGCCCTAGCCAAGGCGGAGATCGGTGCCGAGGGGGTCGGCTGCGAGCCTGCCTCTGCTGTCACCCTTGCCGGGCTCAAAAAGCTAGTGGCCCAAGGCAAGATTTCCACAGAGGAGCGGGTTGTCCTCATCCTCACTGGGCACACCCTTAAAGACTCCGCTTATACCATCGACTATCACCGCAACGAATTGTTCTCGGATGCTGAAAATGCTGACCTTAGCGTTAAGGATAAAACTCGACACGCGGCCTTAAGAAAACCTCCTATGGTTCTTGAAGCGGACGCCAGTTTGGTTCTCCGGACCCTCGAATCCCACATGCACCAGCCGCAACCAGTATGA
- a CDS encoding ABC transporter permease, with translation METSVANAGIVPGLSVVAVKRQPLAAIGLALLVVFVACAVFAPWLAPWDPAQLDLTGRLMSPSWTHWFGTDELGRDILSRTLFGARISLVVAVSVVGLSLAVGLVAGGLAGFYGGWTDTVVNIYVTNAFLALPGILLAIAFIAFMGPGLGNVILALAISGWVGYARLVRAQVMAVKEREFVEAARALGATDLRIMTRHILPNILQPLIVQAAIGMAGAVLAEATLSFLGLGVPPPAASWGSMLNDARSHLFDSPHLVFFPAMAVMLCVLSFNFIGDALRDYLDPRTRMSTGL, from the coding sequence GTGGAAACTTCTGTTGCAAACGCCGGCATCGTTCCGGGACTTTCGGTCGTGGCTGTCAAGAGACAGCCACTGGCAGCGATAGGACTTGCCCTGCTGGTCGTCTTTGTGGCTTGCGCAGTCTTTGCTCCCTGGCTGGCGCCGTGGGATCCAGCACAGTTGGATCTGACGGGACGTCTGATGAGTCCGTCGTGGACTCACTGGTTTGGCACAGACGAACTGGGACGGGACATCCTCTCGCGAACGTTGTTTGGGGCGAGAATCTCGTTAGTAGTAGCTGTAAGCGTAGTAGGACTCTCGCTGGCGGTGGGGCTGGTGGCGGGCGGTCTGGCTGGATTCTACGGCGGGTGGACGGACACGGTCGTGAACATCTACGTGACTAACGCATTTCTGGCGCTGCCTGGAATTCTGCTGGCGATTGCGTTTATTGCATTCATGGGGCCGGGGTTGGGCAATGTGATTCTGGCCCTCGCCATCTCAGGTTGGGTGGGATACGCGCGCTTGGTACGTGCGCAGGTCATGGCCGTGAAGGAGCGCGAGTTTGTCGAGGCGGCGCGAGCCCTTGGCGCGACGGATCTTCGCATTATGACGCGGCATATTCTGCCGAACATCCTGCAGCCGCTGATCGTGCAGGCGGCGATCGGCATGGCGGGCGCCGTACTGGCCGAGGCTACGCTGAGCTTTCTGGGGCTGGGGGTTCCGCCACCAGCAGCGAGTTGGGGATCGATGCTTAACGATGCGCGGTCGCACCTGTTCGACTCACCGCATCTGGTCTTCTTTCCGGCCATGGCAGTAATGCTCTGCGTACTCTCGTTCAACTTCATCGGGGATGCCCTGCGGGACTATCTCGACCCTCGAACGCGGATGAGCACTGGGCTTTGA
- a CDS encoding STAS domain-containing protein, protein MTNTSEVPFHCDVESSTENGVTVTTVRCHGRLINQTAGEVKEIVKPLIPQGGTIVIDLEDVTFLDSLGLGTLVGLKVSAINEGYCTLKLQNLSPRIQELVKLTSLTKLFAS, encoded by the coding sequence GTGACCAATACATCAGAGGTTCCGTTTCATTGCGACGTAGAAAGTTCGACCGAAAACGGAGTCACGGTTACGACGGTTCGGTGCCATGGCCGTTTGATTAACCAGACGGCTGGTGAGGTCAAAGAGATCGTGAAGCCGTTGATCCCTCAGGGCGGCACGATAGTGATCGACCTGGAGGATGTGACGTTTCTGGATAGCCTCGGGTTGGGAACGCTCGTCGGGCTGAAGGTCTCTGCGATCAACGAAGGGTATTGCACCTTGAAGTTACAGAATCTCTCACCACGCATTCAGGAACTGGTGAAGCTTACGAGTCTTACAAAGCTGTTCGCGTCCTAG
- the thrB gene encoding homoserine kinase, giving the protein MSQSTTTDRGKPYHLRLPATSANLGPGFDALGLAMALYLTIDAWVADGFYIEATGRDADLCARLEDNLILTTYVDVLAVAGVLAPRLHLLINNEIPLGMGCGSSASALLAGVFLANHFGNLGWTGQQILEEACIREGHPDNVAACYLGGMTASLMSKNSLSTSTCGENLIWGLNLAMPPASLATEKARALLPATYPREDVVANIQSTALLVAAFAQGRGDLLRIAMQDRIHQPYRMKVCPLLPLLLPLADSSATLSPKIASPRILGVALSGAGPSVLIITEDAKPSALPAMIREAAGDESLEVLQTTISMGALEG; this is encoded by the coding sequence ATGAGTCAAAGCACCACAACGGACCGAGGCAAGCCGTACCATCTGCGTCTGCCTGCTACCTCGGCGAATCTGGGTCCCGGGTTTGACGCGCTCGGCCTGGCGATGGCGCTTTATCTCACTATCGACGCCTGGGTCGCCGACGGCTTTTACATCGAGGCTACTGGTCGCGACGCTGACTTATGTGCCAGGCTCGAAGACAATCTCATCCTGACGACCTACGTCGACGTTCTGGCGGTCGCCGGAGTTCTGGCTCCACGGCTCCACCTCCTGATCAATAATGAGATTCCTCTTGGGATGGGTTGCGGCTCGAGCGCCTCGGCACTCCTGGCCGGCGTCTTTCTGGCGAATCACTTCGGCAACCTGGGCTGGACGGGCCAACAGATACTCGAAGAGGCCTGTATTCGGGAAGGTCATCCCGATAATGTGGCGGCGTGCTATCTCGGCGGGATGACGGCTTCTTTGATGAGTAAAAACTCATTATCAACATCTACTTGCGGAGAAAATCTAATCTGGGGATTGAACTTAGCGATGCCCCCCGCCAGCCTTGCCACGGAAAAGGCGCGCGCGCTGCTTCCTGCTACCTATCCCCGGGAGGACGTAGTTGCCAATATTCAGTCAACCGCCCTGCTGGTGGCTGCCTTTGCCCAGGGGCGGGGCGATCTTCTCCGAATTGCTATGCAGGATCGTATCCACCAGCCGTACCGCATGAAGGTTTGCCCGCTGCTCCCACTGCTGCTGCCCCTGGCGGACAGTTCGGCGACACTCAGTCCAAAGATCGCGAGCCCCAGGATTCTGGGCGTTGCTCTCAGCGGCGCCGGTCCGTCTGTTCTGATCATTACCGAAGATGCCAAGCCTTCGGCTCTTCCTGCTATGATTCGCGAAGCCGCTGGCGACGAGTCACTTGAAGTTCTACAGACGACAATTTCTATGGGAGCACTTGAAGGCTGA
- the trxA gene encoding thioredoxin, whose translation MAGQFITEVNDANFERDVLQSTEPVLVDFWAAWCGPCRALAPVVDEVATHYQGKLKVMKMDVDSNTATPMRYGIRGIPALLIFKDGKVAEQIVGFVPKDTIDKSVNKVLA comes from the coding sequence ATGGCAGGACAGTTCATCACCGAAGTAAATGATGCAAATTTTGAAAGAGACGTTCTTCAGTCGACAGAGCCTGTTCTCGTCGATTTTTGGGCTGCTTGGTGTGGCCCCTGTCGCGCTCTCGCCCCGGTTGTCGATGAGGTTGCCACACACTACCAGGGCAAGCTCAAGGTTATGAAGATGGATGTCGATTCCAACACTGCAACCCCGATGCGCTATGGCATCCGCGGTATTCCTGCCCTGCTCATCTTCAAGGATGGCAAGGTCGCAGAGCAGATTGTTGGCTTCGTTCCCAAGGACACCATCGACAAGTCCGTGAATAAGGTTCTGGCGTAA
- a CDS encoding aldo/keto reductase codes for MKKNLPTTPDRRTFLKTGGVAAAALLTKGAIAVETAHTLPPLPANTNTRTTMPTRNLGKTGYKVGIFSLGGQAALEKPANFDVAVPIIERALDLGVNYIDTSSIYGGPERWSEQYVGRVMKSRRNEAFLATKTKERTRDGSLRMIEKSLQLLNTDHVDLWQLHDVGLPEDVDTIFAKGGAMEALLEMQDQKVVRYLGVTGHYRPEALIDAVNRHNFDTILMAMNAADTHIHSFTDKLLPLVVEKQMGIIGMKVPSRGRLLASWTPPSLDAQRHSWEGSAIAHRPGVMTMKDAMNFTLSHPVSTVIIGCDNIPQLEENVKIAQDFTPLSNSQMAALNELAAPVAEQSLFFRFTDRSKG; via the coding sequence ATGAAGAAGAATCTGCCCACTACTCCTGACCGCCGTACCTTTCTCAAGACCGGAGGCGTTGCCGCCGCAGCCCTTCTTACCAAAGGCGCTATCGCCGTTGAGACCGCGCACACGCTGCCACCGCTCCCAGCCAATACGAACACTCGTACGACGATGCCCACTCGCAATCTCGGCAAGACCGGCTACAAGGTTGGGATCTTCTCGCTTGGCGGGCAGGCGGCCCTGGAGAAGCCCGCGAACTTTGATGTTGCTGTTCCCATCATCGAGCGTGCGCTCGATCTCGGCGTCAACTACATCGATACCTCCTCCATCTATGGTGGGCCTGAACGCTGGAGCGAGCAGTATGTCGGTCGCGTCATGAAGAGCCGACGCAACGAGGCATTCCTCGCCACCAAGACCAAGGAGCGTACCCGCGATGGCTCGCTCCGTATGATTGAGAAGTCTCTCCAGCTTCTCAACACCGATCACGTCGACCTCTGGCAGCTTCATGATGTTGGCCTTCCCGAGGACGTCGACACGATCTTTGCCAAGGGAGGCGCGATGGAAGCGCTGCTCGAGATGCAGGACCAGAAGGTCGTCCGCTACCTCGGCGTCACTGGCCACTATCGCCCCGAAGCTCTCATCGACGCGGTCAACCGCCACAACTTCGACACTATCTTGATGGCTATGAACGCCGCCGATACCCACATTCACAGCTTCACCGACAAGCTGCTTCCGCTGGTCGTCGAGAAGCAGATGGGCATCATCGGCATGAAAGTTCCCTCGCGTGGCCGTCTCCTTGCTTCGTGGACGCCACCCTCGCTCGATGCGCAGCGTCACTCATGGGAGGGCTCTGCTATTGCCCATCGCCCTGGCGTAATGACCATGAAGGATGCAATGAACTTCACGCTCTCGCACCCTGTCAGTACGGTCATCATCGGCTGCGACAATATTCCTCAACTAGAAGAGAACGTAAAGATCGCCCAGGACTTCACGCCCCTCTCCAACTCCCAGATGGCTGCGCTCAACGAACTTGCCGCTCCAGTTGCTGAGCAGTCCCTCTTCTTCCGCTTCACAGACCGCAGCAAAGGCTAA
- a CDS encoding hemolysin family protein — MLEWMLFRIIMVAFFILASSFFVAAEFALVSVRETRIQQLIALGRPGARTVLKLKHSIDEFLPAVQLGVTVAGLALGWIGEPAVAEIILNFLGGPLHRLPAHAVLYAHTAAVIFAFSLITYFEVLLGELVPKSLALQRTERIALAVAGPMDVFIRLTRPIVKLMNSSAALVLRLFRAPLRGEGAVHSPEELKLIATATRRMGLLPVFQEEIIHRAIELNHVTVREIMTPRGSIFSLSADLPLQQASARIVEEQHSRVPVYDPVSGPEHIIGIVYSKDISRLMHFRTVALSLGGKGESGLTLRQVMRELTVVPETKLAIELLQEFQERRRHIAIVVDEFGSTVGLVTAEDVLEQIVGELEDEFDVSKSPLLSTTGAMVLDGSTTLRDLGNQLHWTFPREPGVETLAGFLLANLGHIPAAGESVEHGGRRYEVAEMAGRRISRVIVEDVAPPPNQVEDEADSREAIQ; from the coding sequence ATGCTCGAGTGGATGCTCTTCCGCATAATCATGGTGGCCTTTTTCATTCTGGCTAGCAGCTTCTTCGTGGCCGCAGAGTTCGCCCTGGTGAGCGTCCGCGAGACTCGCATTCAGCAGCTGATCGCGCTGGGGCGGCCTGGCGCGCGTACGGTGCTCAAGCTCAAACACTCGATTGATGAGTTTCTGCCTGCGGTGCAGCTTGGCGTTACTGTAGCCGGTCTGGCTCTCGGATGGATTGGCGAACCTGCCGTGGCCGAGATCATCCTTAATTTCCTGGGTGGCCCTCTGCACCGGCTGCCCGCTCATGCGGTTTTGTATGCCCATACTGCGGCGGTCATCTTCGCTTTTTCGTTGATCACTTATTTTGAGGTTCTCTTGGGCGAACTTGTTCCGAAGTCGCTCGCCTTACAGCGAACCGAACGCATCGCTCTGGCGGTTGCCGGTCCTATGGACGTCTTTATTCGGCTCACCCGGCCTATTGTGAAGCTGATGAACTCGTCTGCGGCGCTTGTTCTCAGGCTCTTTCGGGCTCCCCTGCGCGGCGAAGGGGCGGTCCACTCGCCTGAAGAGCTGAAGCTTATCGCCACCGCCACGCGCCGGATGGGTCTGCTTCCCGTCTTTCAGGAAGAGATAATCCATCGCGCGATTGAGCTTAATCACGTCACGGTCCGCGAGATCATGACGCCTCGCGGCAGCATCTTCTCGCTCTCTGCGGACCTGCCGCTGCAGCAGGCCTCAGCCCGCATCGTTGAAGAGCAGCACTCCCGCGTCCCGGTCTATGATCCCGTCAGCGGCCCTGAGCACATCATCGGCATCGTCTACTCGAAGGACATCTCGCGCCTGATGCACTTCCGGACCGTCGCTCTTTCGCTTGGCGGCAAGGGCGAGTCCGGACTTACTCTCCGCCAGGTGATGCGTGAGCTGACCGTTGTTCCGGAGACCAAGCTTGCGATCGAGCTTCTGCAGGAGTTCCAAGAGAGACGCCGGCACATTGCCATCGTCGTTGACGAGTTCGGCTCGACGGTCGGCCTGGTCACGGCTGAAGATGTTCTCGAGCAGATCGTCGGCGAACTGGAAGACGAGTTCGACGTCAGCAAATCGCCTCTGCTCAGTACTACCGGAGCCATGGTGCTCGACGGCAGCACCACCCTCCGCGATCTTGGCAACCAGCTTCACTGGACATTCCCGCGCGAGCCTGGAGTTGAAACTCTGGCTGGCTTTCTCCTCGCGAACCTGGGCCATATTCCTGCCGCAGGGGAGAGTGTCGAGCATGGAGGCCGCCGCTACGAAGTTGCTGAGATGGCGGGGCGTCGTATCAGCCGCGTGATTGTGGAGGACGTAGCTCCGCCGCCCAACCAGGTCGAAGACGAAGCCGATAGCAGGGAAGCGATCCAGTGA
- the modA gene encoding molybdate ABC transporter substrate-binding protein, translating to MAAAADLQPVMPALAQRYEHETGIKLVVSFGSSSTLVTQILNGAPFDIFLAADYVFPEKIVTAGLADGAQPTAYAKGTLVLWTRKDSGLLPLTLDTLSDPRVKTVAIANELHAPYGWAAAAALRRMKLYDQVAPHLVVGENISQTAQFVESGNAQLGLISLTAASTQRFKEIGTYILVPTSQYPEIRQCAVIMAKSEHKAEAHLFLNWLLSPAIQGDLPQVGLRPVQ from the coding sequence GTGGCCGCCGCGGCAGATCTGCAACCAGTCATGCCAGCACTGGCGCAAAGATATGAGCATGAAACCGGAATCAAGCTGGTCGTCAGCTTCGGATCGTCCTCGACACTCGTCACGCAGATCCTGAACGGCGCTCCCTTTGATATCTTCCTGGCGGCAGACTACGTCTTCCCGGAGAAGATTGTGACGGCTGGGCTGGCCGATGGTGCCCAGCCAACGGCTTACGCCAAGGGCACGCTGGTGCTGTGGACCCGGAAAGACTCCGGCCTCTTGCCACTCACCCTGGACACGTTGTCTGATCCGCGCGTGAAGACAGTCGCCATCGCGAATGAGTTGCACGCACCCTATGGTTGGGCGGCGGCGGCGGCACTCCGTAGGATGAAGCTCTACGACCAGGTCGCTCCGCACTTGGTCGTGGGGGAGAATATCTCGCAGACAGCGCAGTTTGTGGAGTCTGGGAACGCGCAGCTCGGATTGATCTCACTCACAGCGGCGAGCACTCAGCGCTTCAAAGAGATTGGAACCTACATCCTGGTGCCCACCTCGCAGTACCCGGAGATACGGCAATGCGCGGTAATCATGGCAAAGTCTGAGCACAAGGCAGAGGCGCATCTCTTTTTGAACTGGCTGCTCTCTCCGGCGATTCAGGGAGACCTTCCGCAAGTGGGTCTGCGCCCAGTGCAGTAG
- a CDS encoding metallophosphoesterase family protein: protein MLIGVISDTHGLLRPEALAALRGVEHILHSGDVGDIAILDALREIAPVTAIRGNVDVSGACAELPATDVVELSGQLFYLVHSVNDLDINPKAAGVAMVVSGHSHKAKVEVKDGVIYFNPGSAGPRRFSLPVTVGFVTVEDRVEASVMELMVG, encoded by the coding sequence ATGTTGATTGGGGTGATCTCCGATACACACGGATTGCTGCGGCCGGAGGCTCTGGCTGCACTGCGCGGCGTGGAACATATTCTGCACTCTGGCGATGTTGGGGATATTGCAATCCTCGATGCCCTTCGCGAGATCGCTCCGGTGACGGCGATTCGCGGGAATGTAGACGTGTCGGGAGCTTGCGCGGAGCTGCCCGCAACCGATGTCGTGGAGCTAAGTGGCCAGCTGTTTTATCTGGTTCACTCGGTGAACGATCTGGATATCAACCCAAAGGCCGCCGGCGTAGCGATGGTGGTAAGCGGGCATTCGCATAAAGCTAAAGTCGAAGTGAAAGATGGAGTGATTTATTTCAATCCCGGTAGCGCGGGACCACGAAGATTTTCGCTACCGGTCACCGTGGGATTTGTGACGGTGGAGGATAGGGTCGAGGCCAGCGTCATGGAGCTCATGGTTGGGTAA